The proteins below are encoded in one region of Rhododendron vialii isolate Sample 1 chromosome 7a, ASM3025357v1:
- the LOC131334650 gene encoding uncharacterized acetyltransferase At3g50280-like yields the protein MNTPTVQTISECFIKPPYSVEEVKPPIHLAAWDLAMLSVHYIQKGLLFIKPQTTTNDQENPVESLLNRLKDSLSLTLVHFYPLAGQLATLKQENPPSYSVYIDCNNSPGAKFIYASADLTIADILSPVDVPVVVQSFFDHDRAINHDGHSMSLLSIQVTELKDGIFIGCSANHAVIDGTSYWHFLEILSHTFCAEEKNPGIPRPPILKRWFPNGHGPMHSLPFSHHDQFLSRFEAPPLRERIFHFSSESIAKLKGKANSESKSSKISSFQSVSALVWRCVIRARCLPRDPETTCIITANNRSRMDPPLPNEYFGNSVLRLMGKASVGDLLDHGLGWAASQLHEAVEGHSDAAVREWVEKWMEDPVIYTREPGLYNPYGLLMGSLLRFGIYANEFGMGKAVAIRSGYANKFDGKVMLYPGYEGGGSMDLEVNLPPETMAALESDEEFMDCLNSKC from the coding sequence ATGAACACTCCAACTGTTCAAACCATCTCAGAGTGCTTTATCAAACCACCATATTCAGTGGAAGAGGTAAAGCCTCCAATCCACTTGGCCGCATGGGACTTAGCCATGCTCTCAGTGCATTACATCCAAAAGGGTCTTCTGTTCATTAAgccccaaacaacaacaaatgaCCAAGAAAACCCAGTCGAATCCCTCCTAAATAGGCTCAAggattccctctctctcacccttGTTCACTTCTACCCGCTAGCCGGTCAACTCGCAACCCTAAAACAAGAAAACCCTCCTTCTTACTCTGTGTACATCGATTGCAACAATAGTCCCGGAGCAAAATTTATCTATGCAAGTGCGGATTTAACCATCGCCGACATTCTTTCGCCTGTTGATGTTCCTGTAGTTGTCCAATCCTTCTTTGATCACGACAGGGCGATTAATCACGATGGGCATTCGATGTCGTTGCTGTCAATTCAAGTCACGGAGTTAAAGGATGGGATATTCATCGGTTGTTCAGCCAACCACGCGGTTATTGATGGAACATCTTATTGGCATTTCCTGGAAATTTTGTCGCACACCTTCTGTGCAGAGGAAAAGAATCCTGGAATTCCTCGACCTCCAATTCTTAAACGTTGGTTTCCTAACGGGCACGGTCCTATGCACAGCCTCCCTTTCTCTCACCACGATCAGTTTCTTAGTAGATTTGAAGCGCCCCCgcttagagagagaatatttcACTTCTCGTCGGAATCCATAGCCAAACTGAAAGGAAAGGCCAATTCTGAAAGCAAATCAAGCAAGATCTCCTCGTTCCAATCGGTATCCGCGCTGGTCTGGAGGTGCGTGATCCGGGCCCGTTGTCTTCCGCGTGACCCGGAAACAACTTGCATCATCACTGCAAATAACCGAAGCCGAATGGACCCGCCATTGCCGAACGAGTATTTTGGGAATTCGGTGCTCAGATTGATGGGAAAAGCCTCCGTCGGAGACCTGCTCGATCACGGGTTAGGGTGGGCGGCGTCGCAGTTGCACGAGGCCGTGGAGGGCCACTCCGATGCAGCGGTGCGGGAGTGGGTGGAGAAGTGGATGGAGGATCCAGTCATCTACACACGTGAGCCAGGACTATATAACCCGTATGGTTTATTGATGGGGAGCTTGCTGCGGTTTGGGATATATGCGAATGAATTTGGGATGGGAAAAGCGGTGGCGATTCGGAGTGGGTATGCGAATAAGTTCGACGGGAAAGTGATGCTGTACCCGGGGTATGAAGGCGGCGGAAGCATGGATTTGGAGGTTAACCTCCCGCCGGAAACAATGGCGGCGCTTGAATCTGACGAGGAGTTCATGGATTGCCTTAACTCTAAGTGCTGA
- the LOC131334660 gene encoding uncharacterized acetyltransferase At3g50280-like, protein MSPPIVQTISECFIKPQYPVEEVKLPIHLASWDTFMLSANHIQKGLLFIKPQTTTDQENPVKSLLNRLKDSLSLTLVHFCPLTGRLATLKQENPPSYSVCIDCNNSPGAKFIYATTDLTVADILSPVDVPVVVQSFFDHDRAINHDGHSMSLLSIQVTELIDGIFIGCSANHAVIDGTSYWHFFEILSFSAEDNNPGISRPPFLKRWFPNGHGPIHNLPFSHREQFIGRFETPPLRERIFHFSSGSIAKLKAKANSERKSTKISSFQSVSALVWRCVVRARRLAHDPETTCTMTASSRSRMDPPLPNEYFGNLVSRLTGKASVGELLDHGLGWAAWRLHEAVEAHTGKAVQQWVEKWMEDPALYTCGHNPYGLLLAGSPRFRMYENEFGMGKAVAIRSGYGNMFDGKVMFYPGYEGGESMDLEVNLPPETMAALESDGEFMDGLYGYC, encoded by the coding sequence ATGAGCCCTCCAATTGTTCAAACCATCTCAGAGTGCTTCATCAAACCCCAATATCCAGTAGAAGAGGTAAAGCTTCCAATCCACTTGGCCTCATGGGACACATTCATGCTCTCAGCGAATCACATCCAAAAGGGTCTTCTGTTCATTAAGCCTCAAACAACAACTGATCAAGAAAATCCAGTAAAATCCCTCCTAAATAGGCTCAAggattccctctctctcacccttGTTCATTTCTGTCCCCTCACCGGTCGACTCGCGACCCTAAAACAAGAAAACCCGCCTTCTTACTCTGTGTGTATCGATTGCAACAATAGTCCTGGAGCAAAATTTATCTATGCAACTACGGATTTAACTGTCGCTGATATTCTTTCGCCTGTTGATGTTCCTGTAGTCGTCCAATCCTTCTTCGATCACGACAGAGCGATTAATCACGACGGGCATTCGATGTCGCTGCTGTCGATTCAAGTCACAGAGTTAATCGATGGGATTTTTATCGGTTGCTCGGCCAACCACGCGGTTATTGACGGAACATCTTATTGGCATTTCTTCGAGATTTTGTCGTTCAGTGCAGAGGATAATAATCCTGGAATTTCTCGACCCCCATTTCTTAAACGCTGGTTCCCCAACGGGCACGGTCCTATCCACAACCTGCCTTTCTCTCACCGTGAGCAGTTTATTGGGAGATTTGAAACGCCCCCgctgagagagagaattttccaTTTCTCGTCGGGATCCATAGCCAAACTGAAAGCAAAGGCTAATTCTGAAAGAAAATCAACCAAGATTTCCTCGTTCCAATCTGTATCCGCGCTTGTCTGGAGGTGCGTGGTCCGGGCCCGCCGTCTTGCACACGATCCAGAAACCACTTGCACCATGACTGCAAGTAGCCGAAGCAGAATGGACCCGCCATTGCCGAATGAGTACTTCGGGAATTTGGTGAGCAGATTGACGGGAAAAGCCTCCGTTGGCGAACTGCTTGATCACGGATTGGGGTGGGCGGCGTGGCGATTGCACGAGGCGGTGGAGGCCCACACCGGTAAGGCGGTGCAACAGTGGGTGGAGAAGTGGATGGAGGATCCAGCTTTATACACGTGTGGGCATAACCCGTATGGGTTACTATTGGCGGGCTCCCCGCGGTTTAGGATGTACGAGAATGAGTTTGGAATGGGAAAAGCCGTAGCGATTCGGAGCGGGTACGGGAATATGTTCGACGGGAAAGTGATGTTTTACCCTGGGTATGAAGGCGGGGAAAGCATGGATTTGGAGGTTAACCTCCCGCCAGAAACAATGGCGGCGCTTGAATCTGATGGTGAGTTTATGGATGGCCTATATGGATATTGCTGA
- the LOC131333077 gene encoding WUSCHEL-related homeobox 4-like, which produces MGSSSMKVHNQFARGLLWEHEPLSSLTLGCCNRLRPLAPKLPHTATAAAASTAAFDLKSYIRPESGPRKSDHKPETTQVETLPGGTRWNPTQEQIGLLEMLYRGGMRTPNAQQIEQITAQLEKYGKIEGKNVFYWFQNHKARERQKQKRNSLGLGHCPRTYTATIATITADTIRGHEEREEDSPKKRKCRTWMPECLEEDKRHCKEEGDKTLELFPLHPEGR; this is translated from the exons ATGGGATCGTCAAGCATGAAGGTGCACAATCAGTTCGCACGTGGGCTGCTATGGGAGCACGAACCCCTCAGCTCCCTCACACTCGGTTGCTGCAACCGCTTACGCCCTCTCGCTCCCAAGCTCCCACACACCGCCACTGCGGCTGCCGCCAGTACTGCTGCTTTTGATCTCAAGAGCTACATTAGACCCGAAAGCGGTCCCAGAAAATCAGACCATAAGCCAGAAACAACTCAG GTAGAGACGCTTCCGGGAGGGACGAGGTGGAACCCGACGCAAGAGCAGATAGGGCTACTGGAGATGCTTTATAGAGGTGGAATGCGCACTCCAAATGCACAACAGATAGAACAAATCACCGCTCAGCTCGAAAAGTACGGGAAGATTGAAGGCAAGAACGTGTTTTACTGGTTTCAAAACCACAAGGCACGCGAGAGGCAGAAGCAGAAGCGCAATAGTCTTGGCCTCGGCCATTGTCCGAGGACTTACACCGCCACCATTGCCACTATAACCGCGGACACAATTAGG GGAcatgaggagagagaagaggacaGTCCAAAAAAGAGAAAGTGCAGGACTTGGATGCCTGAATGCTTGGAAGAGGACAAGAGACACTGTAAAGAGGAAGGAGACAAGACTCTAGAGCTTTTCCCATTGCACCCAGAAGGCAGATGA
- the LOC131332060 gene encoding polyadenylate-binding protein 8-like, which produces MAQIQVQHQTHVAGPSGAAAAAAGGVANQFVATSLYVGDLDSNVTDSQLYDYFNQVGQVVSVRVCRDLSTRRSLGYGYVNYSNPQDAARAMEELNFSLLNGKTIRVMYSHRDPSVRKSGAANIFIKNLDKAIDNKALHDTFSTFGNILSCKIATDPSGQSKGYGFVQFDNDESAQNAIDKLNGMLINDKQVYVGQFLRKQERETAISRTKFNNIYVKNLAESTTEEDLEKIFGEYGTLTSVVVMRDGNGKSKCFGFVNFENADDAANAVEALNGKKVDEKEWYVGKAQKKSERELELKSQFEQTAKEAVDKFQGLNLYVKNLDDSIDDDKLKELFLEFGTITSCKVMRDPSGVSRGSGFVAFSTPEEASRALAEMNGKIVVSKPLYVALAQRKEERRAKLQAQFSQMRPVAMAPTLAPRMPMYPPGAPGLGQQLFYGQAPPAIIPPPAGFGYQQQLVPGMRPGGAPMPNFFLPMVQQGQQGQRPGGRRGAGPMQQAQQPMQLMQQQMLPRGRVYRYPPGRNMGDVPMPGLAGGMLSVPYDMGGMLPRDAAFGQPMPVPALATALANAPPDQQRTMLGENLYPLVDQLEHEHAAKVTGMLLEMDQTEVLHLLESPEALKAKVAEAMDVLRNVSAQQQANSPADHLASLSLNDNLVS; this is translated from the exons ATGGCGCAGATTCAGGTTCAGCATCAGACTCACGTGGCGGGGCCGAGCGGCGCGGCGGCGGCGGCCGCGGGCGGCGTTGCGAACCAGTTCGTGGCGACGTCGCTTTACGTCGGGGACTTGGACTCCAACGTGACCGATTCGCAGTTGTATGATTATTTCAACCAGGTGGGCCAGGTCGTGTCGGTTAGGGTTTGTAGGGACTTGAGCACCCGTCGATCTCTGGGGTATGGATATGTCAACTACAGCAACCCTCAGGATG CGGCAAGGGCAATGGAAGAACTGAACTTCAGTCTGCTTAATGGCAAAACTATCAGGGTTATGTATTCGCATCGTGACCCGAGTGTTCGCAAGAGTGGTGCTGCAAATATATTTATCAAG AATTTGGATAAGGCAATTGACAATAAAGCACTCCACGATACTTTTTCCACCTTTGGAAACATTCTGTCTTGCAAGATAGCTACTGATCCTTCTGGCCAGTCTAAAGGCTACGGTTTCGTACAATTCGACAATGATGAATCTGCTCAGAATGCAATCGATAAATTGAATGGCATGCTCATCAATGACAAGCAAGTTTATGTGGGTCAATTTCTTAGGAAGCAAGAAAGAGAAACTGCCATAAGCAGAacaaaattcaataatatatACGTTAAAAATCTTGCAGAGTCAACCACTGAAGAAGATctggagaaaatatttggcgAATATGGTACATTAACTAGTGTGGTAGTGATGAGAGATGGAAATGGTAAGTCCAAGTGTTTTGGCTTTGTCAACTTTGAAAATGCTGATGATGCTGCTAATGCTGTGGAGGCTCTGAATGGTAAGAAAGTTGATGAGAAGGAGTGGTACGTTGGGAAAGCCCAAAAGAAATCTGAAAGAGAACTTGAACTGAAGAGTCAGTTCGAGCAGACTGCTAAGGAAGCAGTAGACAAATTTCAAGGGCTGAATTTGTACGTCAAGAACTTGGATGACAGCATTGATGATGATAAACTTAAAGAATTGTTCTTGGAATTCGGAACAATTACTTCCTGCAAG GTTATGCGTGATCCCAGTGGAGTTAGTAGAGGTTCAGGATTTGTTGCCTTCTCTACTCCTGAAGAAGCATCTCGTGCA CTTGCAGAGATGAATGGTAAAATAGTTGTTAGCAAACCGCTCTACGTTGCTCTTGCCCAACGGAAGGAAGAGAGAAGAGCAAAGTTGCAG GCACAGTTTTCCCAAATGCGTCCGGTAGCAATGGCACCGACTCTTGCTCCTCGTATGCCAATGTATCCCCCAGGTGCTCCAGGCCTTGGACAACAATTATTTTATGGGCAAGCACCTCCTGCTATAATTCCTCCACCG gctGGATTTGGTTACCAGCAGCAACTTGTTCCTGGAATGAGGCCAGGTGGGGCCCCTATGCCGAATTTCTTTTTACCGATGGTTCAGCAGGGTCAGCAGGGCCAGCGTCCTGGTGGCAGACGGGGAGCAGGTCCTATGCAACAAGCCCAGCAGCCTATGCAGTTGATGCAGCAGCAG ATGCTTCCTAGAGGACGTGTCTATCGCTACCCACCTGGTCGCAATATGGGAGATGTTCCCATGCCTGGACTTGCTGGGGGCATGCTTTCTGTTCCATATGACATGGGTGGAATGCTTCCGCGCGATGCTGCTTTTGGACAGCCTATGCCAGTTCCGGCGTTGGCTACTGCCCTTGCAAATGCACCGCCTGATCAGCAGAGAACG ATGTTGGGTGAGAATCTGTATCCACTCGTGGATCAGCTGGAGCACGAACATGCAGCCAAGGTTACAGGCATGCTTCTGGAGATGGACCAGACTGAGGTTTTGCATTTGCTGGAATCGCCAGAGGCCTTGAAAGCAAAAGTTGCAGAGGCAATGGATGTCCTGAGGAATGTCTCTGCTCAGCAGCAGGCCAACAGTCCAGCTGACCACCTGGCATCTTTGTCCCTCAATGACAACCTTGTTTCCTAA
- the LOC131334652 gene encoding uncharacterized acetyltransferase At3g50280-like, with translation MNPPIVQTISECFIKPHYPVEEIKPPIFLAAWDITMLSLNYIQKGLLFIKPQSTTNDQENPVKSLLHILNDSLSVTLVQFYPLAGRLATLKQENPPSYSVYIDCNNSPGAKFIHATADLTIADILLPVDVPVVVQSFFDHDRAINHDGHSMSLLSIQVTELIDGIFIGCSVNHAVVDGTSYWHFFNSLSQTFRGQEKNPGISQAPILKRWFPKGHGPMHNLPFSHHDQFIRRFEPPPLRERIFHFSSESIAKLKGKANSESKSTKISSFQSVSALVWRSVIRARRLPHDPETTLSMIVNNRSRINPPLPNEYFGNSVSVLTGKATVGELLDHSFWWAAWRLHEAVEAHTDAAVQQWVEKWIENPLINTRHEPALYNPYGVLVASSPRFRIYENEFGMGKAVAIRSGYANKRDGKVMFYPGYEGGGSMDLEVNLPPETMAALESDEEFMDGLNGKC, from the coding sequence ATGAACCCTCCAATTGTTCAAACCATCTCAGAGTGCTTCATAAAACCACATTATCCAGTAGAAGAGATTAAGCCTCCAATCTTCTTGGCCGCATGGGACATAACCATGCTCTCACTCAATTACATCCAAAAGGGTCTACTGTTCATTAAGCCCCAATCAACAACAAATGACCAAGAAAACCCAGTCAAATCCCTCCTACATATCCTCAACGATTCCCTCTCTGTCACCCTTGTACAGTTCTATCCCCTCGCCGGTCGTCTTGCGACCCTGAAACAAGAAAACCCGCCTTCTTACTCAGTGTACATTGATTGCAACAATAGTCCCGGAGCAAAATTTATCCATGCAACTGCGGATTTAACTATCGCGGACATTCTTTTGCCAGTTGATGTTCCTGTAGTTGTTCAATCCTTTTTTGATCACGACAGGGCGATTAATCACGACGGGCATTCGATGTCGCTGCTGTCGATTCAAGTCACGGAGTTAATCGATGGGATATTCATCGGTTGTTCAGTCAACCACGCGGTTGTTGACGGAACATCTTATTGGCACTTCTTCAACAGTTTATCACAAACCTTCCGTGGACAAGAAAAGAATCCTGGAATTTCTCAAGCCCCAATTCTTAAACGTTGGTTCCCTAAGGGGCACGGTCCTATGCACAACCTCCCTTTCTCTCACCATGATCAGTTTATTAGGAGATTTGAACCACCCCCGCTAAGAGAGAGAATCTTCCACTTCTCGTCGGAATCCATAGCCAAACTCAAAGGAAAGGCTAATTCTGAGAGCAAATCAACCAAGATTTCCTCTTTCCAATCTGTATCCGCGCTTGTCTGGAGGAGTGTGATCCGGGCCCGTCGTCTTCCACACGACCCAGAAACCACTTTGAGCATGATTGTAAATAACCGAAGCCGAATAAACCCGCCGTTGCCGAATGAGTATTTCGGGAATTCGGTGAGTGTATTGACGGGAAAAGCCACTGTTGGCGAATTGCTTGATCACAGTTTTTGGTGGGCGGCATGGCGGTTGCACGAGGCGGTGGAGGCCCACACCGATGCAGCGGTGCAACAGTGGGTGGAGAAGTGGATAGAGAATCCACTTATAAACACACGTCATGAGCCTGCACTGTATAACCCGTATGGTGTATTGGTAGCGAGCTCGCCTCGGTTTAGGATTTACGAGAATGAGTTTGGGATGGGGAAAGCGGTGGCGATTCGGAGTGGTTATGCAAATAAGAGGGACGGTAAAGTGATGTTTTACCCTGGGTATGAAGGCGGTGGGAGCATGGATTTGGAGGTGAACCTCCCGCCGGAAACAATGGCGGCGCTTGAATCGGACGAGGAGTTTATGGATGGCCTCAATGGTAAGTGCTGA
- the LOC131334654 gene encoding uncharacterized acetyltransferase At3g50280-like, with protein sequence MNPPIVQTISECFIKPQYPVEEAKPPIFLAAWDITMLSLNYIQKGLLFIKPQTTTNDQENLVKSLLDRLKDSLSLTLVHFYPLAGRLATLKQENPPSYSVYIDFNNSPGAKFIYATADLTIADILSPVDVPVVVQSFFDHDRAINHDGHSMSLLSIQVTELIDGIFIGCSANHAVVDGTSYWQFFNSLSQTFSAQEKNPGISRPPILERWFPNGHSPMHNLPFSHHDQFIRRFEPPPLRERFFHFSSESVAKLKAKANSESKSTKISSFQSVSALVWRCVIRARRLPRDPETTFRCTVNNRSRINPPLPNEYFGNSVNVLTAQATVGELLDHGLGWAAWGLHEAVEAHTDAAVQQWVEKWIEDPVISTRGPALYNPYGVLESSSPRFRMYENEFGMGKAVAIRSGYANKMDGKVMFYPGYEGGGSMDLEVNLPPETMAALESDEEFMDGLNGMC encoded by the coding sequence ATGAATCCTCCAATTGTTCAAACCATCTCAGAGTGTTTCATAAAGCCACAATATCCAGTAGAAGAGGCAAAGCCTCCGATCTTTTTGGCCGCATGGGACATAACCATGCTCTCACTCAATTACATCCAAAAGGGTCTTCTGTTCATTAAgccccaaacaacaacaaatgatCAAGAAAACCTAGTCAAATCCCTCCTAGATAGGCTCAAggattccctctctctcacccttGTTCATTTCTATCCCCTCGCTGGTCGACTCGCGACCCTGAAACAAGAAAACCCGCCTTCGTACTCCGTATACATCGATTTCAACAACAGTCCTGGAGCAAAATTTATCTATGCAACTGCAGATTTAACTATTGCGGACATTCTTTCGCCTGTTGATGTTCCTGTGGTTGTTCAATCCTTCTTTGATCACGACAGGGCGATCAATCATGATGGGCACTCGATGTCGTTGCTGTCGATTCAAGTCACGGAGTTAATCGATGGGATATTCATCGGTTGTTCAGCCAACCACGCGGTTGTTGATGGGACATCTTATTGGCAGTTCTTCAACAGTTTATCTCAAACCTTCAGTGCACAAGAAAAGAATCCTGGAATTTCTCGACCTCCAATTCTTGAACGCTGGTTCCCTAACGGGCACAGTCCTATGCACAACCTCCCTTTCTCTCACCATGATCAGTTTATTAGGAGATTTGAACCACCCCCGCTAAGAGAGAGATTCTTCCACTTCTCGTCGGAATCCGTAGCCAAACTCAAAGCAAAGGCTAATTCTGAAAGCAAATCAACCAAGATTTCCTCGTTCCAATCTGTATCCGCGCTTGTCTGGAGGTGTGTGATCCGGGCCCGTCGTCTTCCACGCGACCCGGAAACCACTTTCAGGTGCACTGTAAATAACCGGAGCCGAATAAACCCACCGTTGCCGAACGAGTATTTCGGGAACTCGGTGAACGTGTTGACGGCACAAGCCACCGTTGGCGAATTGCTTGATCACGGATTGGGGTGGGCGGCGTGGGGGTTGCACGAGGCGGTGGAGGCCCACACCGATGCGGCGGTGCAACAGTGGGTGGAGAAGTGGATAGAGGATCCAGTTATAAGCACACGTGGGCCTGCTCTGTATAACCCGTACGGTGTATTGGAATCGAGCTCGCCGCGGTTTAGGATGTACGAGAATGAGTTTGGGATGGGGAAAGCGGTGGCGATTCGGAGCGGTTATGCCAATAAAATGGACGGGAAAGTGATGTTTTACCCTGGGTACGAAGGCGGCGGGAGCATGGATTTGGAGGTTAACCTCCCGCCGGAAACAATGGCGGCGCTTGAATCTGATGAGGAGTTTATGGATGGCCTCAATGGTATGTGCTGA
- the LOC131334651 gene encoding uncharacterized acetyltransferase At3g50280-like, translating to MNPPIVRTISECFIKPQYALEKPSHPPVYLAPFDLAMLSMQYIQKGLLFIKPTPTNDRENPVQTLLEKLKESMSLTLAQFYPLAGRLATHKQENPRSYFVCIDCNDSPGAKLIHATADLTVADILSPVDVPVVVQSFFEHGRAVNHDGHAMSLLSIQVTELIDGIFVGCSINHVVADGTSYWQFFDGLSNAFRAGEKSFEISRPPVLHRWFPDGYGPIIDLPFSHHDEFIGRVQAPPHRARIFHFSSESVAELKRKANSECKTLDISSFQAISALIWRCVTRARSVPRDQETSCSMAANNRTRMDPPLPDEYFGNSVQLVKGKASAGELVQHGFGWAARRLHEAVAGHCAAAVREYVEKWMEHPIMYVNGKFSDQFSLVMAWSTRFAMYECEFGMGRAVAIRSGYDTRFDGKVTFYPGIEGGGSMDVEVCLLPEAMRELESDGEFMDAVNGKR from the coding sequence ATGAACCCTCCAATTGTTCGAACCATCTCAGAGTGCTTCATCAAACCacaatatgcattagaaaaacCAAGCCATCCACCAGTCTACTTGGCCCCATTCGACCTAGCCATGCTATCAATGCAATACATACAGAAGGGTCTTCTCTTCATCAAACCCACCCCAACAAATGACCGAGAAAACCCTGTCCAAACTCTGCTAGAGAAGCTCAAGGAGTCCATGTCTCTCACCCTAGCCCAGTTCTATCCCCTCGCCGGTCGGCTTGCGACCCACAAACAAGAAAACCCGCGTTCTTATTTCGTGTGCATCGATTGCAACGACAGCCCCGGAGCAAAACTTATCCACGCAACAGCGGATTTAACCGTCGCTGACATTCTTTCGCCCGTTGATGTCCCTGTGGTCGTTCAATCGTTCTTTGAGCATGGCAGGGCGGTTAATCACGATGGGCACGCGATGTCATTGCTGTCGATTCAAGTGACGGAGCTAATCGATGGGATCTTCGTTGGTTGCTCGATCAACCACGTGGTTGCTGACGGAACATCGTATTGGCAGTTCTTCGACGGTTTGTCGAATGCCTTCCGTGCAGGAGAAAAGAGTTTCGAAATTTCTCGTCCCCCAGTCCTTCATCGCTGGTTTCCCGATGGGTACGGCCCGATTATCGACCTCCCTTTCTCTCACCACGATGAATTCATCGGACGAGTCCAGGCGCCCCCACATAGAGCGAGAATCTTCCACTTCTCGTCGGAATCTGTGGCCGAACTCAAGCGTAAGGCCAACTCGGAGTGTAAAACCCTCGATATCTCTTCGTTCCAAGCCATATCCGCGCTCATCTGGAGGTGCGTCACACGAGCACGCAGTGTTCCACGCGACCAGGAAACCAGCTGCAGCATGGCTGCGAATAACCGGACCCGAATGGACCCGCCGTTGCCAGACGAGTATTTCGGCAACTCAGTTCAGCTGGTGAAAGGAAAAGCCTCCGCCGGTGAACTCGTCCAGCACGGGTTCGGGTGGGCGGCGCGGCGGCTGCACGAGGCGGTGGCAGGCCACTGCGCCGCGGCGGTGCGAGAGTATGTAGAGAAGTGGATGGAGCATCCGATTATGTACGTTAATGGGAAGTTTTCGGACCAGTTCAGTTTGGTGATGGCGTGGTCGACTCGGTTTGCAATGTATGAGTGTGAGTTTGGGATGGGAAGAGCGGTGGCGATTCGGAGTGGTTATGACACGAGGTTTGACGGGAAAGTGACGTTTTACCCCGGGATCGAAGGCGGCGGAAGCATGGATGTGGAGGTGTGCTTGTTGCCGGAGGCAATGAGGGAACTTGAATCCGATGGGGAGTTTATGGATGCTGTCAATGGCAAGCGCTGA